In Aestuariibaculum lutulentum, one DNA window encodes the following:
- a CDS encoding RagB/SusD family nutrient uptake outer membrane protein, which translates to MKKHIIYLMGICALFVGANSCQDSFLDEEVLDALAPETLNDKLGYEAAAIGLYHNLSQDFYTTDWDQTFPGIFHLGTDIVWAPSGRSNGAARPFFDYTQLISDDFGSWRIWSSLYRIINNANILISNAESGTAVGMSQNEIDAYNAEGRFFRAYAYNMLATLYGGVPLVTEPIDDAKTDFVRATLQEVNDVIEADLIMAVSNLPEVDQAVRQGRANKNMARQLLAEVYLRNGKPDLAEDQCDDIIGGGKYTLVKNRYGVRSGGDGDAFSDMFLYGNQRRNQGNTEAIWVLEQENPTDVTGGSTGNSQFRRVWGGSYHDLPGMVPTDTLGGRGLARIRLNNWVLYDLYEDDDMRNSKYSIHRKHYFNNPDAKYDAIRGTEVPYGEDATFTLSDGSEVKIFAADTIYKYAPYTLKWGQFDSRNVFGYNMVKDFMIMRLGETYLLRAEARLKQDNFDGAASDINVLRDRANAPLVSAGDITLDFILDERVRELLGEENRRMTLVRTGKLVERAQNLNGTGPIASGNIETTNGIQNYNMLLPIPQSEIDLNKDAVLEQNPGY; encoded by the coding sequence ATGAAAAAACATATAATATATTTAATGGGGATTTGTGCGTTGTTTGTAGGAGCAAATTCTTGTCAAGATTCTTTTTTAGATGAAGAGGTATTGGATGCGCTCGCTCCAGAAACTTTGAATGACAAGCTTGGTTATGAGGCCGCAGCGATTGGACTTTATCATAATTTAAGCCAAGATTTCTATACAACAGATTGGGATCAAACTTTTCCAGGAATTTTTCATCTAGGGACAGATATAGTTTGGGCGCCTTCTGGTCGATCAAATGGTGCGGCAAGACCCTTTTTTGATTACACTCAATTGATTTCTGATGATTTTGGTTCCTGGAGGATTTGGTCTAGTCTTTACAGAATTATTAATAATGCAAATATTCTAATATCTAATGCAGAATCAGGTACAGCCGTTGGAATGTCTCAAAATGAAATAGACGCGTACAATGCTGAGGGGCGATTTTTTAGAGCTTATGCTTATAATATGCTAGCAACACTTTATGGAGGAGTTCCTTTGGTTACAGAGCCCATTGATGATGCAAAGACAGATTTTGTTAGAGCTACTTTACAAGAAGTTAATGATGTTATTGAGGCAGATTTAATTATGGCTGTGTCTAACTTACCTGAAGTTGATCAGGCTGTTCGTCAAGGGCGTGCAAATAAAAATATGGCTCGTCAGCTTTTGGCCGAAGTTTATTTAAGAAATGGCAAGCCGGATTTGGCTGAAGATCAGTGTGATGATATTATTGGTGGAGGTAAGTATACTTTGGTTAAAAATAGGTATGGAGTACGCTCGGGAGGTGATGGAGATGCTTTTTCAGATATGTTTTTATATGGTAACCAACGTAGAAATCAAGGAAACACTGAAGCTATTTGGGTGTTAGAGCAAGAAAACCCAACAGATGTGACTGGAGGAAGTACTGGTAATTCTCAATTTCGAAGAGTATGGGGAGGATCATACCATGATTTACCAGGTATGGTACCAACAGACACTTTAGGAGGTAGAGGGTTGGCTAGAATTAGATTAAACAACTGGGTTTTATATGATCTTTATGAAGATGATGATATGCGTAATTCTAAATATTCTATCCATCGTAAGCATTATTTCAATAATCCTGATGCTAAATATGATGCAATTCGAGGAACAGAAGTGCCATATGGAGAAGATGCAACATTCACACTGTCGGATGGAAGTGAGGTTAAAATATTTGCAGCTGACACTATTTATAAATACGCTCCTTATACTTTAAAATGGGGGCAGTTTGATAGTCGAAACGTGTTTGGTTATAACATGGTTAAAGATTTCATGATTATGCGCTTAGGAGAGACATATTTACTTAGGGCAGAAGCAAGATTAAAACAAGATAATTTTGATGGAGCTGCCAGTGATATAAATGTGCTTAGAGATAGAGCTAATGCACCTCTGGTTAGTGCAGGAGATATAACTCTAGATTTTATTTTAGATGAAAGAGTAAGAGAGTTATTGGGTGAGGAAAATAGAAGGATGACATTGGTTAGAACAGGGAAATTGGTAGAAAGAGCTCAAAATTTAAATGGTACTGGTCCAATTGCAAGTGGAAATATTGAAACCACTAACGGTATTCAGAATTATAATATGTTGTTACCAATTCCGCAAAGTGAAATTGATCTTAATAAAGATGCTGTTTTGGAACAAAACCCAGGGTATTAA
- a CDS encoding BNR repeat-containing protein, which produces MFLKFFKYFLIIYCSIFLESCSQNVTYSYVGEGWSKNSVNTVKFRKNAITTHSGYQFIAYYNQESYLVLGKRRVNNTIWEISQTQYQGNTKDAHNDISIVVDGDGYLHVSWDHHNTKLRYSRSNAPLGLDLGEELSMTGIQEDKVTYPEFYNLPNGNVLFFYRSGESGRGNLVINSYDLKTKTWSQIQSNLIDGEDQRSAYWQSTVDSKGVIHLSWVWRETWDVETNHDLCYARSLDGGKTWQKSTSKAYSLPITEASAEYAWKIPQNSNLINQTAMTADEECNPYMVSYWNSNNIPQYQIVYLKDNSWKKVNTGFRTESFLLGGGGTKSIPISRPDILIKDDVVAVLFRDESRGNKVSLAYSDNLESKTSWEVIDLSNTSVGQWEPNYDINLWKTEQKLHIFYQDVTQIDGEGIANTSASAVKILEVKNLN; this is translated from the coding sequence ATGTTTTTAAAATTTTTTAAATACTTCTTAATAATTTACTGTTCTATTTTTTTAGAATCCTGTTCTCAAAATGTAACATATTCTTATGTGGGAGAGGGCTGGAGTAAAAACTCGGTAAATACAGTTAAGTTTAGAAAAAATGCAATTACTACACATTCAGGTTACCAGTTTATTGCCTATTATAACCAAGAAAGTTATTTGGTTTTAGGTAAGCGACGCGTTAATAACACGATCTGGGAGATTAGTCAAACTCAATATCAAGGCAATACTAAAGATGCTCATAACGATATTAGTATAGTGGTTGATGGAGATGGGTATTTACACGTAAGTTGGGACCATCATAATACAAAATTGAGATATTCTAGAAGCAATGCTCCTTTAGGTTTAGATTTAGGAGAAGAACTATCCATGACAGGTATTCAGGAAGACAAAGTCACCTATCCTGAATTTTACAATTTGCCCAATGGGAATGTGCTTTTTTTCTATCGCTCTGGGGAATCTGGACGTGGAAATTTAGTGATCAATTCGTATGATTTAAAAACTAAGACCTGGTCACAAATACAAAGTAATCTTATAGATGGGGAAGATCAGCGTAGCGCCTATTGGCAGAGCACAGTAGATTCCAAAGGAGTGATTCATTTATCTTGGGTTTGGCGAGAAACCTGGGATGTTGAAACCAACCACGATTTATGTTATGCCCGTTCTTTAGATGGAGGTAAAACCTGGCAGAAGTCTACTTCCAAAGCTTATAGTCTGCCAATTACAGAGGCATCAGCAGAGTATGCCTGGAAAATTCCTCAAAATAGTAATTTAATAAATCAAACAGCAATGACTGCAGATGAAGAGTGTAATCCCTATATGGTATCGTATTGGAATTCAAATAATATTCCTCAATATCAAATAGTGTATTTAAAGGATAATAGCTGGAAAAAAGTAAACACAGGTTTTAGAACTGAATCCTTTCTTTTAGGAGGAGGAGGTACTAAAAGTATTCCTATCTCTCGGCCCGATATTTTAATAAAAGATGATGTAGTCGCTGTTCTTTTTAGAGATGAATCTAGAGGGAATAAAGTGTCATTGGCCTATTCTGATAATTTAGAAAGTAAAACCTCATGGGAAGTTATAGATCTAAGTAACACCTCTGTTGGCCAATGGGAACCCAATTACGATATCAATTTATGGAAAACCGAACAGAAGCTGCATATCTTTTATCAAGATGTAACTCAAATTGATGGAGAGGGTATTGCTAATACCAGTGCTTCTGCAGTGAAAATATTAGAAGTTAAGAATTTAAATTAA
- a CDS encoding DUF2264 domain-containing protein, with protein sequence MKLNKIQIGILLVLSFFFKGFSQTTTNVFEIDNPDYKLSPYTGMTKQHWKDAALYLLEGAFSYIETLDDPMKFPKQPGKSYPHDEDRVPTEKLEGLCRTLFVAAPLLKDNPDLKVNNINVADYYRYQIGKLTDSSSESYIVPRPKNGGASQNLVEFGALALSMLISPDVLWEPLPYETKDALAKTMLSYGDGPTVDSNWKFFNIFVLSFFKEQGYSVNEKLLVEYLEKSLAHYRGQGWYNDSPAYDYYSMWAFQMYGMIWSEYFGKQHYPEIADKFITNFKDLKYNYPYLFSEDGKMIMYGRSISYRIGAIIPFPLMGLEDNMQDINFGWMRRISSGVIKQFFTHPDFMKDQVPTLGFYGAFEPAVQVYSCRGSVYWMGKAFLGLLVPDDNPFWTATENNGAWDETFKKDEVYNNFQKASEILITDYPNIGASEIRAWCHEKVKDDWQKFRSTENYNRLSYNSAFPWQADGKQGEVAMNYVIKNKNKDWEPFRLYTFKKFEDGVYYRDVVLESDENIKFNLADIPLANGILRVDKYQGNQPINMRLGHYALPRLNSEIIVTRKKIEGKEATIIDNGMYQLALIPLMGWDKTEVLFTTDLHPESQKSTIINVVETEQITGKDSKEFVTLMLWKRSGEQWTENELTPVKKIKVIENGVVYLEIKQQGAKKVRF encoded by the coding sequence ATGAAATTAAATAAGATTCAAATAGGAATATTGTTAGTGTTGTCGTTTTTTTTTAAAGGTTTTTCACAAACCACTACCAATGTTTTTGAGATTGACAATCCTGATTATAAATTAAGCCCGTACACTGGAATGACTAAACAGCACTGGAAAGATGCAGCGTTGTATTTATTGGAAGGTGCTTTCAGTTATATAGAAACTCTTGATGACCCCATGAAATTTCCAAAACAACCTGGAAAAAGTTATCCGCATGATGAAGATCGTGTGCCAACCGAAAAACTGGAGGGCTTATGTAGAACTTTATTTGTGGCTGCACCATTGCTTAAGGATAATCCCGATTTAAAGGTTAACAACATAAATGTAGCAGATTACTACCGTTATCAAATAGGTAAATTAACAGATTCGAGCAGCGAATCCTATATTGTACCTAGACCAAAAAATGGAGGGGCAAGTCAGAATCTGGTAGAATTTGGAGCCTTGGCATTATCGATGCTTATCAGTCCGGATGTGCTTTGGGAACCATTACCCTATGAAACTAAAGACGCTTTGGCAAAAACCATGTTGAGTTACGGTGATGGACCTACGGTAGACTCGAACTGGAAGTTTTTCAACATTTTTGTTTTAAGTTTTTTTAAAGAACAAGGCTATTCCGTTAATGAAAAATTACTGGTTGAATACTTAGAGAAATCCCTAGCTCATTATCGTGGGCAAGGTTGGTATAACGATAGTCCGGCGTACGATTATTACAGCATGTGGGCGTTTCAGATGTATGGCATGATCTGGTCAGAATATTTCGGAAAGCAGCATTACCCGGAAATAGCTGATAAATTCATTACCAATTTTAAAGATTTAAAATACAATTATCCCTATTTGTTCAGTGAAGATGGAAAAATGATTATGTACGGAAGAAGTATTAGTTATCGGATTGGAGCTATTATTCCGTTTCCGTTGATGGGTTTAGAGGATAATATGCAGGATATTAATTTCGGGTGGATGCGTCGCATTTCGTCTGGAGTCATCAAACAATTTTTTACACATCCCGATTTTATGAAAGACCAAGTACCAACACTTGGGTTTTATGGTGCCTTTGAACCAGCGGTACAGGTTTACAGCTGTCGCGGAAGTGTGTATTGGATGGGGAAGGCCTTTTTAGGATTGTTAGTACCGGATGACAATCCGTTTTGGACAGCGACTGAAAATAATGGAGCATGGGATGAGACCTTTAAAAAAGATGAGGTTTACAATAACTTTCAGAAGGCTTCGGAAATTCTAATTACCGATTACCCAAATATTGGAGCTTCAGAAATTCGTGCGTGGTGTCATGAAAAGGTAAAGGACGATTGGCAAAAATTCCGTTCTACCGAAAATTACAACCGCCTGTCCTATAACAGTGCATTTCCTTGGCAAGCAGATGGTAAGCAGGGAGAGGTAGCAATGAATTATGTAATAAAAAATAAGAATAAGGATTGGGAACCATTCAGATTGTATACTTTTAAGAAGTTTGAAGACGGTGTTTATTACCGTGATGTTGTTTTAGAAAGTGATGAAAATATAAAATTCAATTTGGCCGATATTCCTTTAGCTAATGGTATTTTAAGGGTCGATAAATACCAAGGCAACCAACCTATAAACATGCGTTTAGGTCACTATGCATTACCTCGATTGAATTCAGAAATTATAGTAACAAGGAAGAAAATAGAGGGGAAGGAAGCTACCATTATAGATAACGGAATGTATCAATTAGCGTTAATTCCGCTAATGGGGTGGGATAAAACGGAGGTGCTTTTTACAACTGATTTACATCCTGAAAGCCAAAAAAGTACAATTATTAATGTGGTTGAAACGGAACAAATAACGGGTAAAGATTCTAAGGAATTTGTCACTCTGATGCTTTGGAAGCGATCTGGAGAGCAATGGACTGAAAATGAGCTAACACCGGTTAAGAAAATTAAAGTCATAGAAAATGGAGTTGTTTATCTTGAGATTAAACAACAGGGGGCAAAAAAGGTTCGTTTTTAA
- a CDS encoding phosphotransferase: MSHFPVLSSILSDNKLGEFMAAKYGLNGPFECDLFRTGVNHTYFFHNSKSKYIVRVYSHSWRTKIEIEEELKLLQFLKENNLPVSYPILDKQNKMIHEINAPEGLRYIVLFSFAEGKKMRFLNIEMCFKIGSTIANLHKTTVNKTINRITYDSEILLNRSYNKLKHFFSEDLLEMKYLKKLGIEISKRFENVNQTEFQQGIVHLDIWYDNFSVNSNDEITIFDFDNCGNGLLIYDIGYFCMQLFFIESDKKIYESKIETFFKGYSNIRNLTQNEIRLIPEAGASIYIFYLGVQAQRFDWSNIFLTENYLKMMIERIKLWLEYHNFNNK; the protein is encoded by the coding sequence ATGTCACATTTCCCTGTTTTATCTTCAATCCTATCAGACAATAAATTAGGTGAATTCATGGCAGCTAAGTATGGCCTGAACGGACCATTTGAATGTGATTTATTCAGAACTGGGGTAAATCATACCTATTTTTTTCATAATTCAAAAAGTAAATATATTGTTCGAGTTTATTCACACAGTTGGAGGACTAAAATTGAAATCGAAGAGGAATTAAAATTATTACAATTCCTAAAAGAAAATAATCTACCTGTTTCTTATCCCATTTTGGATAAACAAAACAAAATGATTCATGAAATAAATGCACCTGAAGGCCTTCGTTATATTGTTCTTTTCTCTTTTGCGGAAGGGAAAAAAATGAGATTTTTAAACATTGAAATGTGTTTTAAAATTGGATCTACCATCGCTAATCTCCATAAAACAACTGTAAATAAAACCATTAATAGAATAACCTACGATTCAGAAATTCTTTTAAATCGTTCCTATAATAAATTAAAACATTTTTTTTCTGAGGATTTATTAGAAATGAAATATTTAAAAAAACTTGGCATAGAAATATCTAAAAGATTTGAAAATGTGAATCAAACCGAATTTCAACAAGGAATTGTTCATCTTGATATTTGGTATGATAACTTTAGTGTAAATAGTAATGATGAAATAACAATCTTTGATTTTGACAATTGTGGGAATGGCTTACTAATTTATGACATTGGGTATTTTTGTATGCAACTTTTTTTTATCGAATCTGATAAAAAGATTTACGAATCAAAAATTGAGACATTTTTTAAAGGCTACAGCAATATTCGAAACCTTACACAAAATGAAATCCGCCTTATACCTGAAGCAGGGGCATCCATTTATATATTTTATCTTGGGGTTCAAGCACAACGATTTGATTGGTCTAATATTTTCCTGACAGAAAATTATTTAAAAATGATGATTGAAAGAATAAAATTATGGTTGGAATATCATAATTTCAATAATAAATAA
- a CDS encoding RNA polymerase sigma-70 factor, whose amino-acid sequence MKNIPINSELLNDLKKDSKEAFREIYMLFYEDLCVFTFAYTKDHELSEDLVQSAFLKLWEQRKSLEIKDNIKGYLYRVIYNSFLDKVRRDQTFNKKIEDLRYNQIIEAIEEDTELKSKRIKILQEAIETLPKKCKEIFILSKYEGLKYQQIADQLGISKNTVEVQVGKAYKILRKSLISKDKLNLFISLIYKKLQFK is encoded by the coding sequence TTGAAAAATATTCCAATAAATAGCGAACTTTTAAACGATTTGAAAAAAGACTCTAAAGAAGCCTTTAGAGAAATCTATATGCTATTTTATGAAGATTTATGTGTTTTTACTTTTGCATACACCAAAGACCACGAATTAAGTGAAGACCTGGTACAGAGTGCTTTTTTAAAACTTTGGGAACAAAGAAAATCTCTGGAAATAAAAGATAATATTAAAGGCTATCTCTACCGAGTCATCTATAATTCGTTTTTAGATAAAGTACGGCGAGATCAAACTTTTAACAAAAAAATTGAAGACCTAAGATACAATCAAATTATTGAAGCTATTGAAGAAGATACCGAATTGAAATCAAAACGTATTAAAATTCTTCAAGAAGCGATTGAAACCTTACCTAAAAAATGCAAAGAGATATTTATTTTAAGTAAATATGAAGGTCTTAAATACCAGCAAATTGCAGATCAACTAGGAATTTCTAAAAACACTGTTGAAGTTCAGGTAGGAAAGGCGTATAAAATCCTAAGAAAAAGCCTAATCAGTAAAGATAAACTAAACCTCTTTATTAGCTTAATATATAAAAAACTACAGTTTAAATAG
- a CDS encoding FecR family protein: MSPKEARIITVKFLNNEASVAELNQLSHWIEENPSNDVAFKEYLNIYHTLDKRQVFDAMQAYRKTEAIINAKQNRSKVFRLNIYKYAAAAVLVGVLLTAYLFKQDSIFGSDDMVTPVIVNNAIKPGANKAILTLEDGKEIVFEKGASLQTNNATSNGEKIIYEAHKGQALAYNTLTIPRGGQFFVKLSDGTQVWLNSESQLKYPVNFTEGESRKVELVYGEAYFDVSPSTEHKGASFEVINDNQLVHVLGTEFNVKAYNDEDEVYTTLVEGKVEISSSKEQHILKPGEQSRLNKNVNTLSVEAVDVYRQISWKEGIFSFKRMTLEDIMTILSRWYDMDVVFENEELKQRGFNGSLGKEQPIEQILENIKSFGVIKNYEIRNKQVILK, from the coding sequence ATGAGTCCGAAAGAAGCCAGAATAATTACAGTTAAGTTTTTAAATAATGAAGCCTCTGTAGCTGAGTTAAATCAGTTGTCACATTGGATTGAAGAGAACCCTTCCAATGATGTGGCTTTTAAAGAGTATTTGAATATTTATCACACACTGGATAAAAGACAGGTTTTCGATGCTATGCAGGCTTATAGAAAAACTGAAGCAATAATCAATGCAAAGCAAAACAGGAGTAAAGTATTCAGATTAAATATCTATAAATATGCAGCGGCGGCTGTTTTAGTTGGTGTTTTGTTAACTGCGTACCTTTTTAAACAAGATTCAATTTTCGGTAGTGATGATATGGTAACTCCTGTAATTGTTAATAATGCTATTAAGCCAGGAGCTAACAAAGCTATTTTAACACTAGAAGATGGTAAAGAAATCGTTTTTGAAAAAGGAGCAAGTTTGCAAACCAATAATGCAACCAGTAATGGTGAAAAAATAATTTACGAAGCTCATAAGGGGCAAGCATTAGCCTATAATACATTAACTATACCTAGAGGCGGTCAGTTTTTTGTGAAACTTTCTGATGGAACTCAAGTTTGGTTAAATTCTGAATCCCAATTAAAATATCCTGTAAATTTTACTGAAGGAGAGTCTCGTAAGGTTGAATTGGTATATGGTGAAGCATATTTTGATGTTTCACCAAGTACAGAACATAAAGGAGCTAGTTTCGAAGTAATAAATGATAACCAATTAGTTCATGTTCTTGGAACCGAATTTAATGTGAAGGCCTATAATGACGAAGATGAAGTTTATACAACATTAGTGGAAGGTAAAGTTGAAATATCTTCGAGTAAGGAACAGCATATTTTAAAACCAGGAGAACAATCTAGGTTAAATAAGAATGTCAATACCTTATCTGTTGAGGCGGTAGATGTTTACAGACAAATATCTTGGAAAGAGGGCATTTTTAGTTTCAAGCGAATGACTTTAGAAGACATTATGACCATTTTATCAAGATGGTATGATATGGATGTAGTTTTTGAAAATGAAGAATTAAAGCAAAGAGGATTCAATGGATCTTTAGGAAAGGAGCAACCTATAGAACAAATATTAGAGAATATTAAAAGTTTCGGAGTGATTAAAAACTATGAAATAAGAAACAAGCAAGTAATTTTAAAATAA